In the genome of Myxococcus stipitatus, one region contains:
- a CDS encoding N-acetylmuramoyl-L-alanine amidase: protein MVAPLQRSSQNTVVRPLSSEEPRPQPKPTPGMTPRPDTFEPSVAQLTPSPSPGKSPTPPPVKPTPAPLTPLSTDPTNPTPAMVVRPSENFNDRPNGVQSIDSIVLHHTADPSDQSSLETLTGKPESFMGWLKDKYKDLTGRGDVSSHYLIGKDGTIYQLVADEKRAWHAGEGSLPGKPGDVNDRSIGIEIVNEGDGKDGYTEAQYKALEQLVPYLSKRYSIPSENLVGHKDVSDRKQDPSTNFDFDRIRRANDSWR, encoded by the coding sequence ATGGTCGCTCCCCTTCAGCGGTCCTCGCAGAACACGGTGGTGCGTCCCCTCTCGTCCGAGGAGCCGCGGCCCCAGCCCAAGCCGACGCCCGGGATGACGCCGCGGCCCGACACGTTCGAGCCCTCCGTCGCCCAGCTGACGCCGTCGCCCAGCCCGGGCAAGTCGCCGACGCCGCCTCCGGTGAAGCCGACGCCCGCGCCGCTGACGCCCCTGTCGACGGACCCCACCAACCCGACGCCGGCGATGGTCGTCCGCCCCTCCGAGAACTTCAATGACAGACCCAACGGAGTCCAGAGCATCGACTCCATCGTCCTGCACCACACCGCGGACCCGTCCGACCAGAGCAGCCTGGAGACGCTGACAGGCAAGCCCGAGTCCTTCATGGGCTGGCTCAAGGACAAGTACAAGGACCTCACCGGGCGCGGCGACGTCAGCTCGCACTACCTCATCGGCAAGGACGGCACCATCTACCAGCTCGTCGCCGACGAGAAGCGCGCATGGCACGCGGGGGAGGGCTCCCTGCCTGGCAAGCCGGGCGACGTGAATGACCGCTCGATTGGCATTGAAATCGTCAACGAGGGAGACGGGAAGGACGGCTACACGGAGGCGCAATACAAGGCGCTCGAGCAGCTCGTCCCGTATCTGTCCAAGCGCTACAGCATCCCCAGCGAGAACCTGGTCGGCCACAAGGACGTCAGTGACCGGAAGCAGGACCCCTCGACGAACTTCGACTTCGACCGCATCCGCCGCGCCAACGACTCCTGGCGCTGA